The sequence AATGCTGCTAAATCCCTATTCTACTGAAGTAGGACTACCGCCTAATGGTTGGCTTGAATTATaacagtcacagcttgggctaacgcctgaaaggcagcccaaaattcagcatggtaTACATTCTCGTTCAGAGGGTCAGCAGGCTGAGGTAGTTGGTTATTATTTCTGCGTGCATTAGCTCACCGAGGAGGTAGATTTAACTATCATtaaagagcatgagttaatagtAGATAGAGAAATTGTAAGCACGATAGATTATCAAAGAAAGAGATGACTTCCTAAaaaacatcctatagcctcttgctcataaatgtggcgcacttcacacccatgatcaagactctacgtaactcggcttgtctgactcctagtactcttataaccttaggctctgataccaagcttttgaCTCCTTGAAAATGAGTCCcaagatgctacacggtgcttctAGCCACAAATAGTCCcgagctaaccctgtaagcccaATACTCATTTTGATGCCTCAAATAAGGATAATATAGGTATGCAGTATACTATAAAAGGGTAGCTTGGtgtactaaagctaccgctatctgcggtgtccagggaagggccccaccataagggtgtatcgtacgcagccttatcttgtatttctgccagaggctatttccaaggcttgaacccatgaaaTCCTGGTCATATGGAGGTAACTTTACCATTTATTCCAAGGTTCCCCTTCAATATAAGCATGTGGTgtactaaactactgaaatactatttgaactgaactaagtttaactgcaTGTAATGTCTGAAAGTACTTAACTaagaaaatttgaagaactaacactgaaaaagtgaaaattatcTAATAGTTGAACAATCCTCTAATACTAATACAAGAGAGTTgctgggacagacccccagctgactcgagcTGTCTAACATAACTAAACAACCTAATTTGGAAAGCTGGAAAtttgaataactgggtccccaaactatgaggattcaccaactatCGGAATGTAAATAGAGATGCTCACGGTCAATGACGCTACTGGAAtaaagcacctgaacctacattatgagataatgtagcacataaacatatatgtggatcagtacttttggaatgtactgagcacgtgggggtgaatgcataagtagaaataatatctcaatattatcaaaattcataaaatatgcatgctaaatgtagatgactcacataagctggaatatctaaaaaattgaaagaaatcaTAACCATGAATAGAAAAACATACTACATAAATCTAgcgagtcataacatttagttctaaaaactgtacttttactctttctggtTGTAAAATAAGTAGAATTGAAGTCAAGTCCATTTTCAAATCATTTAGGCTAAGTGTAGAgggactcacctttgtatctgtaaacaaaaaactaaaatctcatagctaatgacttaggaaaaataatatctaattaaaatcatgagcctttacacttagtttctaaaagcttttctgttgtTATTTTCTAATACAATTACTCTGTTCtgtagggaattcttttaaaaattgtTCTGTAAagctttactattagggaggtttttctaaccgacatacactatgtgagctatcatagtgtccaacgtctagttcccttatgggaaaacctcatattggggagaggtgtcatactctttccaaggagtataacctaatttAAGTGATCAGATCTATATCTGTCattcatatagaaatgggaatagtCTAAATAATCTGTatctatgttggctcgtagttttgtGGCATGTAagcatacctaactcggtgctaagtactactccctttaaatctatatgctcattgtgtaggaaatccactttaaaagttaGCAtgagggtttataatgaaaaacaGTTATGTATCTGTctattttaaactgtaatcaaaactaatctattttctataaattgtaataaaattgtaaagtggattccataacttAACTGAGGATCCAAAAGATCAACTCTTTtctaaaaatctgaatataagctAGTCAGTCATGAGATGCTTAAAACATcatctttttgaaatatcaatacttatacttagggcttaaatcccatgtTTCAAAATCATGTCAAACTATAATAAAGGCATGCTCAGTAATCAAAATCTCGAAATTCttgcataattctagtcaagCTAGTAAAATTGAACTCTCAATACATATAAAATCACTTCACACACATAAACATGGAAAAGTAGAGATGTAATTCAATAtttaatcacttgtaacatcaatatctttaaataatgataattgggaatgaaccctaaattgtaaatcatatgaattcatgtaatttaaactttaaaaactagttttgggcacaaagatgaaagaggatccttgtccATAAACCCACACACCTTACTTGAcgaattgaatgtaaaagcttgaacttttgaatctctaatggtgttatTGAagattcttcttgaagttcttaaactcaaaactttggattataagctttcttggagtaggagttaaagaattattcttgattcttggagatagggttttgttcttggagaagaaaaagatgaataatgaagtataTATGCTatttagggataaaattatgtgttttggcaagatttgggtgagggtaaatgactCAAATCCCCCCCATAACCCATCATTTAACACATAAAAACTGGGCACCGACGCAACAAGTAATACGCCACGTCGCTCACTATGATGCAATTAGCAATACGTTACTCGTCTATATTGACGCCGCTACTGATGCGTGAGATGATATCGTGTTGAGGTTCTATTTTGGCCAACCAAACATGCCCCAATCCTcctccaaaaattctaaaactcacctcGGAGGTACCATGGACTACCCTAATGATGAAATAATTTAGAAATTATTATTCCAAGGTAGGAAAGGTCAAGAAAAAAGTCACCAAAGTTTAGAGGCTAAAATtgagactaagtctccaacacttagctaaaattgtAGGTCCTAAGTTTCCAATGTGCCTCTTTTGAGTTGAATTGAACTAGAAAAAATTCGAGGTATTACAACTGGAGGTTGCTCAAGTGGCTCATTATGCTAAAAAATTGGAACTTCTAGATCAAATTGCTTCTTTACAAGCTTCCCTCGAGAGTGAATgatctgtaaatactaaaattatgcaaaaattgaCTAACCTTATTCTCTCTATTTCCTCTTCTTAGTCCTCTTCGTAGTGCCTTAGGAATGCTTTTGTTTTTGCTAAACTATTTCATCTTTATCAGTTTTTGGTACTATTAATTATATCTTGCTCCTTCATGAAATGGACTATTTTGCTTCTTGTGTTTTGCTCTTGTTCAACTTAATGCACGATGGTTCTTtactctgaattttgattgttttagtgatagcccaGTGGCCATGGATTATTAAACACTGTTTTCACTTATTTGGGCCCTGCTTTTttatgatgtcaaaaggggaaaAATAGATTGTTAATAACATATTTCATTCTAGTATCCTTGTGTTTAATTCCTTTATTAAGTATGTCAGGAATTTAAGAGAAATATTGTGATGTTGTGATGCTGTGAAATATGTACtagtttgtcatcataaaaaatagggaatttgttaaagaaataaagttttgatgattgacatattAATGAACTATGTTATTCATGCTAGTCCACATATGTGAAGCAAATAGAAGTAACAGAAAGGCTGATGATAAAATAATGGTTGAAGTCAGAAGTAGATAAGGAAGCAAATTCAGATATGCTTTCAACATTTATCACATGTAGAACAGAAGTTGAGAAGAAGATAAACACAACACTTGAAGTTGAACTGATAAAGGAAACCTACCTAGATAAGGAGACAGAATACAACATGAGTGTAACTAACTGATAAAGTCCTACTAAAGAAAGAAGATTACATTATCTGAAAGACTTTATCAGAGTTGGATTAAATAGTAGAAACGACTTTTAAAGAATTTCACTCATGAAATGATAAGAAAAGCACCAATCAACAAATTAGTTCTACAGCTTAAAGAAGTCATAAGTAGAACCTATTCCTTTACTTAGAGTTAAAGAGTCATAGAGtttgtgtaataggttggttctAGAGTTGTAATAAACTTTAATTCTAGTATCAGTGAAGTATAAAGTAAGTTTGGATTAGTGTCTTTAAGTTGGGGAACTCGAAGGCTTGGGAatacttatcttgggaagatttgtgtcattgtagaaataggagttagagtttaattcctagtttacaagtgTCTTATAATTTTTTGATTGTTGAGGCTTAAGAGTTTTAGTGGAGTTGGGGTTAAATACTATAGAGGTATAGGTCGTAGTTTTTTACACCTCTTTCAGCtgggtgttttccatgtaaaaatacTGTCTCCTTATTTACTCTGCTTAAGTGAACCACTTTAGCTTACTTGTTTCACTGATAGATAACTACTAGAGTAAAATAGCTAAATCAGTAGGGTACACACTctaataaaaagtataaaaaacaAACGATATTAACAAACACACTAGATAGGAAGCGAAAGGTATTATAACTAAATATTACTATAATTGAACTACATGAAATAATAGATAGTAAAAAATGCACTATTAGTCCTCATATGGACAACAAGACATGCAGTCCtatctactaaccttctaccctaatttgtGTCCTCCAAACCTTCATATTCATGCCCGTGGTAAGTTGTAACTTCTTTATATTCTTTCTAATTATCTCTCCCTAATATTCCTTAGATTTACCTCTCTCTCCCCCTCTCCGAAATCCATCGATTGCCAATCTCTCACACCTTCGCGCTAGGATATTCTGTGCATCTCTTCGTTATATATACTTGAATGATCTCAAACTTTCTTCTTGTATCTTGTTCATGATAACAAAAAACTATGAGAATAAGAATAAACTACGAAAATGATGATAATCTAAGAATTGAAAAGGAAAATATAGATAAACAAGAAAATAGACAGGCATAATGAAGAAAATTAAAAGCAAATAAATAGTATATTAAATTCTAAATTCCTAATCCAATAATCCTAATTAGCATATAGCTCTAACATAGGCTACAAAGGAATTAAGGTTCCAATCAACCAAAATTTTCAAATGATTGTTCAATGTAAGCTAATCCTAGCTTACTCATACTCCCAAGTATATAATTGTTCATTAGCATTAGAAAGAGAAAATTATCCCATATAGTATTATTAGattcaaaattacaaattttagcAACACTTTTAGAAAATTGCATAAATAGAAATTTcattgcaagttatagcaacttattaaaatatatattatttttattacattttcAAAATTCCTCTGTTCTCCTTCCTCTGTTCCCCCTCTTAGACACTCTTATCATCGGCAATCTTAGAGCTCCCACCGGCTCGACTTGACTTTTGGCGATGGGTAAGTGGGAATCTTTGGTTAGAAAGTCATTCAGAACAGGTTGGTACGAAAATAACCCAGCACATAATATCTGGCAAGTTGCAGAGGTCACTCCGCCGTCATTCTGACGATGCGCCGGCGGGAATATTTCAGCAACCCATTTCCAACAATCAAATCAGCAGCACACAAGAGCATCCCGATAACATATAAACCTTAGATTTTTAGCTATTTCTTACTACTTAGTTTCACAGTTTTATTGTATTACTTCTTATTCTTTACATACGCAGTACAATTTAGTTTCCTGGATTATTtgttttttgtattgtttttcttctttcagtTCTTGTGACTATAGTTGTGCTTAGATATCTTAGTGGTGGGTATTATTGTGTGTTTCTAGCTGAGAGGTCGATAGTGTGTTCGTGTACGTATCTGTTATTCGCCTACTATTTTCATACTGTTGCTTTGTTTGTTTGTCGGTCTGTCTGCTAGTTGGTATGGGGCCTTTGTTATGGGTATTAAATAGTGTCTGTGGGGGTTGATGATGGAGTAGGGTCATATCCACGGGGATTAGAGTTTGGGGTAGTTTtagaagaagagagaaagaagagCATGGGTAGGTATGGGGTCTAGGCTGGGTGTTCAAGATGATCAGGTAAGGGGTGGTAGAGGCAGATGAGAGGCGAGAGGATATAGGTTGAGGTCAGGGTATTAGAATAttgggacccttcagggtaagttcaTAGAGTTGTGAAGATTCTAAAGAAGaagaggattaatattgcgtgtgtccagGAGCCTAGTGGGAAGGATCTAAGGCTAGGGATATGGATGGGTACCAGTTGTGGTACTCATGCAGTGAGAGGCATCGTAATAGAGTGGTCATTTTAGTAGATAAGGAGCTAAGAGGGCaagtggtagaggttaagagggtAAGTGATAGGCCGATGATGATTAAGTTAGTTATTGGGGAGTTTACTCTGCATGTGTGTAGAGTTCATGAACCGAAGGTGGGTTTGGGTGAGGAGGTAAAAGTAACCTTTTGGAAGGCTTTGGATGAGATGGTGAGAAGCGTGCCTAGCTTGGAGAAGATTATCATAGCAGGGGACTTTAATGGGCACATTGGGGTTTTTCTAGGTGGTTATGGTGATGTACGTGGAGGGTTTAGTTTTGGCAATAGAAATGGTGAGGAGGTTGCTCTGTTGGATTTTATGAGGGCTTTTGGACTGGTGGTTGTCAATTTAAACTTTCTGAAGAAGGAGGATCGCCTGATTACTTTCCGAAGTGCTTCAGCCAAGATACAGATTAACTTTCTGCTGCTTAGTAAGAGGGATAGGGCTATGTGTAAGGATTGTAAATTCATTCTGAGTGAGCATATTTTGACTCAACACAGgcttctagtgatggacttgattatcaagaagaacaagaagagtAGGGCTGGAGAGGGTCAACCCAaaattaagtggggtggcttgacgCCTGTTAGTGTgctggagataggggagaaggtgTCGGAAATAGGCGTGTGAAAGTGTAGAGGGCATGGATGTTATATGGGATAAGGTGGCCAACTGCATCAGGGAGGTGGCTAGAGAGGTGTTGAGTGTTTTAAGGGGTCGGACAAGATGACATAAGTGGGACTGGTGGTGAATAaggaagttaagaagaaagtagagatCAAGAAGGGGATGTATGTTCAGTTGATTGAGAttaaggatgaagaggagaagcgggtgaatagggaggtCTACAAAATAGGAAGGGaagaggctaagttagtagttaTGGCGGCTAAGACCATAACGTTTGAGGGTTTGTATCGGGTTtagaggagaaaggaggggaaacaaggttgtataggcttgctgaGGCTAGGGAAAGGAAGGGTCGCAAACTCGATCAAGTGAAGTTCATTAAGGGGGaagacggtagagtgttggtgaaAAATgctcacattaagaagagatggcaggagtattttcataggctTTTAAATGAGAAAGGGGACAGAGGCATTATGGTAGGGGAGTTAGAGTGCTCGGAGGAGAGCCGTGATTTCAGTTGCTGTAGACCTTTTAAGGTtaaggaggttagagaggctattcatagaatgcgaaggggtagggtgATGGGGCTCAACAAGATCacggtggatttttgaaagtatgCTAGTAGGGCAAGCTTAAGGTGGCTAACTGATTTGTTCAACACCATTTTCACGACTGTGAGAATGcttgaggcttggagatggagtacgatgatttctttgtataaaaacaagggtgacatttagagttgcaataactataggggaaTTAAGCTATTGattcacactatgaagatttggtaGAGGGaggttgagcggagattgaggagggcCATGTCCATTTTAGaaaatcagtttggttttatgcctgatCGCTTGATgacagaggcaattcacctagtgagAAGATTGATGGAGTAGTACAGGtaaaggaagagggatttgcacatggtgttcatcgatttAGAGAAGGCGTATGACtgagtccctagggaggttctttggagatgcttgaagGTAAGAGTAGTACAGGTGGTGTatatcagagctattaaggacatgcaCAAGACCCATTCACAAGCGGACTTGTCGATACAAGATCTccactgggacttcctcatatgaCAAGGAACCAAGAATACCCACATTTTCTAATGGaaccaccaaggaaggatcacccacacgcTTTCTCAACATCGACACATGAAAGAgtggatgaatagaaccc comes from Capsicum annuum cultivar UCD-10X-F1 chromosome 2, UCD10Xv1.1, whole genome shotgun sequence and encodes:
- the LOC107857762 gene encoding uncharacterized protein LOC107857762, with product MDGYQLWYSCSERHRNRVVILVDKELRGQVVEVKRVSDRPMMIKLVIGEFTLHVCRVHEPKVGLGEEVKVTFWKALDEMVRSVPSLEKIIIAGDFNGHIGVFLGGYGDVRGGFSFGNRNGEEVALLDFMRAFGLVVVNLNFLKKEDRLITFRSASAKIQINFLLLSKRDRAMCKDCKFILSEHILTQHRLLVMDLIIKKNKKSRAGEGQPKIKWGGLTPVSVLEIGEKVSEIGV